A window of the Chthonomonas sp. genome harbors these coding sequences:
- a CDS encoding ComEC/Rec2 family competence protein, producing MGTGRGTCLVSELRGRPLVLSALALAVGIGARSSPLVALGLIVLLWLAGWSWRALMVGGFGLVGFLISPLSPMRSLNSAQPFEGRADVISVARPGRFGEQVVVMADGRRLIWQLRPGEIANWGDRFRVKGELRPFGDAGGGGLARMGLAGRLVTQRAFLEASGTNLARVGSGLRVSFGLAMSRDLSADDAAMVRALTFNDDAQVSDEVKDGLRATGVIHIISTSGMHVMLLSLLLMQVLQRLRMHRWGQLVLLGVLLVLYVMAAGWRPPAMRAMILALLVWLPYAFDREADALSALAVAFLGTIIWQPYEILNAGFQLSYVSVIALVMFGQLQWVAMEESTPRVILRRLGVLLRASLVATVATAPLLAYHFGEFSWLGPIVNLMVGFVVLPIVAGGLLLWMLPFFAWLGVPLMLAALCQYIGVVVSAMGRGATLVQVGPFSAWWLVLIYGAAILMWEPRRKLPTQTN from the coding sequence ATGGGAACCGGGCGCGGAACTTGCCTAGTCTCTGAGCTACGCGGTCGCCCGCTGGTGCTGAGCGCCCTGGCGCTTGCCGTCGGCATCGGCGCGCGATCCTCACCGCTTGTTGCTCTCGGCTTGATTGTCTTGCTGTGGCTTGCCGGTTGGTCGTGGCGGGCGCTGATGGTCGGCGGGTTCGGTCTCGTTGGATTCCTTATCAGCCCTCTCTCGCCCATGCGTTCGCTGAACTCGGCGCAACCGTTCGAAGGTCGGGCCGATGTGATTTCCGTTGCGCGACCGGGTCGTTTTGGCGAGCAAGTGGTCGTGATGGCCGACGGTCGCCGGTTGATCTGGCAACTCCGCCCCGGGGAGATCGCAAACTGGGGGGACCGCTTCCGCGTGAAAGGCGAGTTGCGGCCCTTTGGCGACGCCGGAGGGGGCGGTCTGGCCCGAATGGGTCTTGCGGGGCGGCTTGTTACTCAGAGGGCGTTTCTTGAGGCTTCTGGCACGAACCTCGCGCGAGTCGGCTCCGGATTGAGGGTGAGCTTTGGCCTCGCGATGTCGCGCGACCTTTCGGCGGACGACGCGGCCATGGTTCGGGCGCTCACGTTTAACGACGACGCCCAGGTCTCGGACGAAGTGAAAGATGGCCTGCGCGCGACCGGCGTGATCCATATCATCAGCACCAGCGGCATGCACGTGATGTTGCTGAGCCTGTTGCTCATGCAGGTTCTGCAACGCCTGCGGATGCACCGGTGGGGGCAGCTGGTGCTCTTGGGCGTGCTGCTCGTGCTCTACGTGATGGCCGCCGGTTGGCGTCCGCCCGCCATGCGCGCAATGATCCTGGCGTTGCTGGTTTGGCTGCCCTACGCATTTGATCGCGAAGCTGATGCTTTGTCGGCTCTTGCGGTGGCATTTTTAGGCACGATCATTTGGCAACCTTACGAAATTTTGAACGCCGGATTTCAGTTGAGTTATGTTTCGGTAATTGCGCTCGTGATGTTTGGGCAACTGCAATGGGTGGCCATGGAGGAATCCACGCCGCGCGTGATTCTGCGCCGTTTAGGGGTGTTGCTGCGGGCCTCGCTGGTCGCCACCGTTGCCACCGCGCCCTTGCTCGCGTACCACTTCGGCGAGTTTTCGTGGCTTGGCCCGATCGTGAACTTGATGGTCGGGTTTGTTGTATTGCCGATTGTCGCGGGCGGACTGCTCCTGTGGATGTTGCCGTTTTTCGCGTGGCTTGGCGTGCCTTTGATGCTGGCCGCCCTTTGTCAATACATTGGGGTGGTGGTTTCGGCCATGGGCCGGGGCGCGACCCTGGTGCAGGTCGGGCCGTTTAGCGCGTGGTGGCTCGTTCTCATTTACGGCGCGGCGATCCTGATGTGGGAGCCGCGCCGTAAACTACCGACGCAAACGAATTAG
- a CDS encoding DUF721 domain-containing protein, protein MLGDSVAQAEVLRAARAQQILRHWPEVVGEFLASKCVPDRFERGTLWIAASGSAWAQELRLQQADILAKLNAYAGTSLFLALRIGTRTPRRTWEPGAELA, encoded by the coding sequence ATGTTGGGTGATTCGGTGGCGCAAGCCGAAGTGTTGCGCGCGGCTCGGGCGCAACAGATCTTGCGGCATTGGCCCGAGGTGGTCGGGGAATTTCTCGCTTCGAAGTGCGTTCCGGATCGCTTTGAGCGTGGCACGTTGTGGATCGCCGCGAGCGGCTCGGCGTGGGCCCAAGAGCTGCGATTGCAACAGGCAGACATTCTGGCCAAGCTCAACGCCTACGCCGGGACATCGCTCTTTTTGGCGCTGCGGATTGGCACGCGCACCCCGCGACGCACATGGGAACCGGGCGCGGAACTTGCCTAG
- the recF gene encoding DNA replication/repair protein RecF: MLARLSVHQFRNIEHAELQLEPGIHLVVGPNAHGKTSLLEAVHLLATSKVLRGSREVEAIRHGEEQASVRGGLQDSRTELRMDLTRGKRKRAFINSLDLKRASDLIGRLPCVVFSNEDLSIVRGDPSDRREFMDMTLCQLYPAYLGHLASYKRSLEQRNALLKLASERFVADEQFESWEAELDRHGAALRSTRREFLAQLEPVAAQVHRDMGPDEQLTITHVLRDEVPVRDSLAEMYRAARPMEIRRGSSLVGPHRDELLLSVNDNEVRLFGSQGQQRTAALSLKLATIEVMEQLLGVSPILLLDDVFSELDASRRSRLLSTASQHSGQVILTCTEAEQAGDLMAKSAKIIEIRSGVIQ; the protein is encoded by the coding sequence TTGCTGGCGCGACTCTCCGTTCACCAGTTCCGCAACATTGAGCATGCGGAGCTTCAGCTCGAACCCGGCATCCATTTGGTGGTGGGGCCGAACGCGCACGGCAAAACCTCGCTCCTGGAGGCGGTTCACCTTTTGGCAACCAGCAAGGTGTTGCGCGGCAGTCGCGAAGTCGAGGCGATTCGGCACGGCGAAGAGCAAGCCAGCGTGCGCGGCGGGCTCCAAGACTCGCGAACCGAGCTGCGGATGGACCTAACCCGCGGCAAGCGCAAGCGAGCGTTTATTAACAGCCTCGACCTCAAGCGAGCCAGTGACCTGATTGGCCGCCTTCCGTGCGTGGTGTTCAGCAACGAAGATCTGAGCATTGTTCGCGGCGACCCCTCGGATCGGCGTGAGTTTATGGACATGACCTTGTGCCAGCTGTACCCGGCCTACCTGGGGCATTTGGCCAGCTACAAACGATCACTCGAACAGCGCAACGCCTTGCTCAAACTTGCCTCGGAGCGGTTTGTGGCGGATGAGCAGTTCGAAAGTTGGGAAGCGGAACTCGATCGTCATGGCGCGGCTCTGCGAAGTACCCGTCGCGAGTTCTTGGCGCAGCTTGAACCCGTGGCGGCGCAAGTGCATCGCGACATGGGGCCAGACGAGCAGTTGACGATCACTCATGTGTTGCGCGATGAGGTGCCGGTCCGCGATTCACTGGCCGAGATGTATCGCGCGGCGCGCCCGATGGAGATTCGGCGCGGAAGCAGCCTGGTGGGGCCGCATCGCGACGAGCTGTTGCTGAGCGTCAACGACAACGAGGTGCGGCTGTTTGGCTCGCAAGGGCAGCAGCGCACCGCGGCCCTGAGCCTTAAGCTGGCGACCATCGAGGTGATGGAGCAACTGCTCGGTGTTTCGCCCATTTTGCTGCTCGACGACGTGTTCAGCGAACTCGATGCGTCGCGTCGGAGCCGGTTGCTTTCGACCGCAAGTCAGCACTCGGGCCAAGTAATTTTGACGTGCACCGAGGCTGAGCAAGCGGGAGATTTGATGGCGAAATCGGCCAAGATAATTGAGATTCGATCGGGAGTGATTCAGTGA
- a CDS encoding RDD family protein, whose amino-acid sequence MGTIISVVTELTIITPEKVALSFRLAPPSRRIGAHLIDLIIFGVIGFAVTLIGASMGKAGIALVLIYWSLGYFVFPAFLEFYWNGQTIGKFVNRLRVVMADGTPVTFPAALYRNLMRAADFLPAYFFLGITAMVLTERGQRLGDILANTVVISLRDVTRPVISPHKHGVHPLEVKLPPLRRMNIAEYRMLKQIADRAVELPPHVLSEKIEMVWPKFIERHQISMPEGIHPIYMIEATVMRYGRERNMM is encoded by the coding sequence GTGGGTACGATCATAAGCGTCGTGACCGAACTCACCATTATTACCCCCGAAAAGGTCGCGCTTTCTTTTCGCCTGGCTCCGCCAAGCCGCCGCATTGGGGCTCACCTCATCGACCTCATCATTTTTGGCGTCATCGGGTTTGCCGTCACCTTGATCGGGGCGAGCATGGGCAAAGCGGGAATTGCACTCGTCCTCATCTATTGGTCGTTGGGCTACTTTGTTTTTCCCGCGTTTCTGGAGTTCTATTGGAACGGCCAAACCATCGGCAAGTTCGTCAATCGCCTGCGCGTTGTGATGGCCGACGGCACGCCCGTGACATTCCCTGCGGCGCTCTACCGCAACCTCATGCGCGCGGCCGACTTTCTGCCGGCGTACTTCTTCCTGGGGATCACGGCCATGGTGCTGACCGAGCGCGGACAACGCCTTGGCGACATTCTTGCGAACACGGTCGTGATTTCCCTGCGCGACGTCACGCGACCGGTGATCTCGCCGCACAAACACGGCGTTCACCCGCTGGAAGTGAAGTTGCCGCCGCTGCGCCGGATGAACATCGCCGAATATCGCATGCTCAAGCAGATCGCTGACCGCGCCGTTGAGTTGCCTCCCCACGTTCTGAGCGAGAAGATTGAGATGGTGTGGCCGAAGTTTATCGAGCGCCACCAGATCTCCATGCCCGAGGGGATTCACCCGATTTACATGATCGAAGCGACCGTCATGCGATACGGCCGCGAACGCAATATGATGTAA
- a CDS encoding DUF58 domain-containing protein produces the protein MIVPTRRLWILLAAGALIPLLSVVVPAAYGLLLPYNVALLFIVLVSAWVANRQSQNLEFERKSDPVLSNRQQNRISVALANASQHPLRVRLRDGVPAAFEQESNDFDFELGGYDRVEASYHVRPVQRGTVNYEDAYVRVLAPLGLCEVERRLPAEQEVHVYPNVLALRDFDLLKQRGRLAQAGQRRSRYRAQGTEFDSLRDYANDSFRLIDWKASARRNKLMVRQYTTERNQPVMVCLDCGRAMLGEIDGVTKLDYALDAAILLVHAAIDAGDLVGVMPFDDQVKDVLLPKKGRTQMGLILNALHGLQGQPLESNYQGAFLHLASQQRRRSLIVIFTDAEDRAQADRLVRAIAPLSKRHLVFVARVIDPGIAALQAKPLERRQDVYDRAAALWYDSERRSASAGLNAANVQSIEAEPQDLAQALVSAYLHAKERVAI, from the coding sequence ATGATCGTACCCACGCGACGACTCTGGATTCTACTTGCGGCAGGAGCCCTTATTCCCCTGCTGTCGGTTGTGGTGCCCGCCGCGTATGGGCTGCTGCTTCCTTACAACGTCGCGCTCCTCTTCATCGTGCTGGTGTCGGCCTGGGTGGCCAATCGGCAATCCCAGAACTTGGAGTTCGAACGCAAGAGCGATCCCGTGTTGTCGAATCGCCAGCAAAACCGGATTTCGGTGGCCCTGGCCAATGCGAGTCAGCATCCGTTGCGAGTGCGGCTGCGCGACGGTGTCCCGGCTGCATTCGAGCAGGAATCAAATGACTTTGACTTTGAGCTCGGCGGATACGACCGCGTGGAAGCCAGCTATCACGTGCGCCCGGTTCAGCGCGGAACGGTGAATTACGAAGATGCCTACGTGCGGGTTCTGGCGCCGCTAGGGTTGTGCGAGGTGGAGAGGCGCCTCCCCGCCGAGCAGGAAGTTCACGTGTATCCGAACGTGCTGGCGTTGCGCGATTTCGATCTCCTTAAGCAGCGTGGTCGCTTGGCGCAAGCCGGTCAGCGTCGCAGTCGCTACCGCGCTCAAGGCACCGAGTTCGACTCGCTGCGCGACTACGCCAACGACAGTTTTCGGCTGATCGATTGGAAGGCGAGTGCGCGCCGCAACAAGCTCATGGTGCGCCAGTACACCACGGAGCGAAATCAGCCCGTCATGGTCTGCCTCGATTGTGGTCGAGCCATGCTCGGCGAGATTGACGGCGTGACTAAGTTGGACTACGCGCTCGACGCTGCGATCTTGTTGGTGCACGCCGCCATTGACGCGGGCGACCTTGTCGGCGTGATGCCCTTTGACGACCAGGTGAAGGATGTTCTGCTACCCAAGAAGGGACGCACGCAAATGGGCCTCATCCTCAACGCGCTGCACGGACTGCAGGGCCAGCCGCTGGAAAGCAACTATCAGGGCGCGTTTTTGCACCTGGCCAGCCAGCAGCGTCGCCGCTCGCTCATCGTGATCTTCACGGATGCCGAAGATCGCGCCCAAGCCGATCGCTTGGTCCGCGCGATTGCCCCGCTGAGCAAGCGGCACTTGGTATTTGTGGCGCGGGTGATTGACCCGGGAATCGCCGCCTTGCAAGCGAAACCCTTGGAGCGACGCCAAGACGTGTACGATCGCGCCGCCGCTCTTTGGTACGACTCCGAGCGACGATCGGCCTCAGCTGGATTGAACGCCGCGAACGTGCAGAGCATTGAAGCCGAACCCCAAGACCTGGCACAGGCGTTAGTGAGTGCATATTTGCACGCAAAAGAGCGAGTAGCAATTTAG
- a CDS encoding PD40 domain-containing protein, translating to MKLSNLALVSLSLALAGTSSAALRRVSGPAPSPDGSQIVFSWQGDIWIGSAKGGDAKRLTVHPGNEITPKFTPDGKRIVFVSDRTGGADFYSMSVDGGDLTRLSFDGAAKAFTAISADGKKILGSTSMWGRGSAFMLPMTGGDIVQMTRHPLEVQHAPSLSPDGSKMVFVNGASLGAWRKTELKGANTGEIYVASSTPLASDAKRLTTNEFHDSFPLFAPDGDIVFISNRSGWPNVWRMNGDGSGAKKLTNHSRGAVRYPSLSANGALLTYEFDGDIYALNMTSGDSRKVEFEAPADSRTSPMIEEVATSANEIATSPDGKRAAILVRGDIYVMPARGGTTRKLTKSLAMDENIVWLDNKTLLFVSGRNGKRELWTVDTDGNEKLFYADKTDVMGVTISPDRTMLAASLGDKAIVTMPAKGGAPKTLLSGQFIDAYDEVPQVDWSPDSKWVAVQMLNVRGATIEAVEVASGKRIVVGTTARGGSLPRWMPNGKGIFYTASGAEGDDLYYVELSPPETRFTEDDLDKIDDTPAKPDAKVDVKIDERGLVERTRILARDVTGASVFGNSIYANVAGVFSAISTTGAVTAVPGVTGPGFVLPGDPRQIISNGGRFSLLSPAGLVPITFSVQLSINSRDEEKALFQEICWSLEKKFYDPNMHGKDWTGIKAKFAAMMPHTVDRADFYAMIGEMLEELESSHQGATAPRSATAARGESSGWLGFDWDSKLLANGKYVVGQVLPGTPADNADSRLMTGDEILSINGTSLATTPAAKLMIGTAGTKMRLEVRRGGKNMIVLIKPTSTALATSVRYNDWVKWNREQVERISGGQLTYHHIQGMDEPSYQKFLWEMRTLTTGKKGVVLDVRYNGGGSTSHKILGILVKRPWLYRTFRAAPETMISEDIYRGDALQMPSALMTNQYSFSNAEIMSEGFQRLKVGPVIGERTAGGVIGTSAVGFWDGGSIRMPAIGCYTLDGENLERNGRKPNFSVPFDLNRWHAGQDTQLEMAIKQLLKVVETKKM from the coding sequence ATGAAGCTCTCAAACTTAGCTCTCGTCAGCCTCTCGCTCGCTTTGGCGGGCACCAGTAGCGCCGCTCTGCGTCGGGTCTCCGGCCCGGCCCCCTCGCCCGATGGATCGCAGATTGTCTTTTCGTGGCAAGGCGACATCTGGATCGGTAGCGCGAAAGGCGGCGACGCCAAGCGTCTGACCGTCCACCCGGGCAACGAAATCACGCCCAAGTTCACGCCCGACGGCAAGCGAATCGTGTTTGTTTCGGACCGTACGGGTGGCGCGGATTTCTACTCGATGAGCGTGGATGGCGGCGACCTAACACGACTGAGTTTCGACGGCGCGGCCAAGGCGTTCACAGCGATCTCGGCCGACGGCAAGAAGATTTTGGGCAGCACGAGCATGTGGGGCCGCGGGTCGGCATTCATGCTCCCGATGACCGGCGGCGACATTGTGCAGATGACGCGCCACCCGCTGGAAGTGCAGCACGCGCCGAGCCTTTCTCCGGATGGCAGCAAGATGGTGTTTGTCAACGGCGCGAGCCTGGGCGCGTGGCGCAAAACCGAGCTCAAGGGTGCGAACACGGGCGAAATCTACGTAGCCTCGTCCACTCCGCTTGCTTCGGACGCCAAGCGACTCACGACCAACGAGTTCCACGACTCTTTCCCCCTCTTTGCGCCGGACGGCGACATCGTGTTCATCAGCAATCGCAGCGGCTGGCCGAACGTATGGCGCATGAACGGCGACGGCTCGGGTGCCAAAAAGTTGACCAACCATAGCCGGGGTGCGGTGCGATATCCCTCGCTCTCGGCCAATGGCGCGCTGTTGACTTACGAGTTTGACGGCGACATTTACGCGCTCAACATGACGAGCGGCGATTCGCGCAAGGTCGAGTTCGAAGCGCCCGCGGACTCGCGCACCAGCCCGATGATCGAAGAGGTCGCGACCTCCGCCAACGAAATCGCGACGAGCCCCGACGGCAAGCGCGCGGCAATTTTGGTGCGCGGCGACATCTATGTGATGCCGGCCCGCGGCGGCACTACGCGCAAGCTCACCAAGAGCCTTGCGATGGACGAAAACATCGTTTGGCTCGATAACAAGACCCTGCTGTTTGTGAGTGGCCGTAACGGCAAACGCGAGCTGTGGACGGTGGATACCGATGGCAACGAGAAGCTGTTCTACGCCGACAAGACCGACGTGATGGGCGTGACCATTAGCCCCGACCGCACCATGCTCGCGGCGAGTCTCGGCGACAAGGCGATTGTAACGATGCCGGCCAAGGGCGGCGCGCCCAAGACCCTGCTCAGCGGCCAGTTTATTGACGCCTACGACGAGGTGCCGCAAGTGGATTGGAGCCCGGACAGCAAATGGGTGGCGGTGCAGATGCTCAACGTACGCGGCGCGACAATCGAAGCGGTCGAAGTTGCCTCAGGCAAGCGAATCGTGGTCGGCACCACCGCGCGGGGCGGTTCGCTTCCGCGTTGGATGCCGAATGGCAAGGGCATTTTCTACACCGCAAGTGGCGCGGAGGGCGACGACCTCTACTACGTGGAGCTCTCGCCACCCGAGACCCGCTTTACGGAAGATGATCTCGACAAGATTGATGACACTCCGGCCAAGCCCGACGCGAAGGTCGACGTGAAAATCGACGAGCGAGGCTTGGTGGAGCGCACCAGGATCCTGGCGCGCGACGTCACCGGCGCTTCGGTGTTCGGCAACTCCATTTACGCGAACGTGGCGGGCGTCTTCAGTGCCATCAGCACGACCGGCGCGGTAACCGCCGTCCCGGGTGTGACCGGCCCCGGCTTTGTCCTCCCGGGCGATCCGCGGCAAATCATCTCGAATGGTGGCCGTTTCTCGTTGCTCAGTCCGGCGGGTTTGGTGCCGATCACGTTCTCGGTTCAGCTGAGCATCAACAGCCGCGATGAGGAAAAGGCGCTCTTCCAAGAGATCTGCTGGTCGCTGGAAAAGAAGTTCTACGACCCGAACATGCACGGCAAGGATTGGACGGGAATCAAGGCCAAGTTCGCGGCGATGATGCCGCACACGGTGGATCGAGCCGACTTCTACGCGATGATCGGCGAGATGCTCGAAGAACTCGAATCGAGTCACCAGGGCGCAACCGCGCCGCGATCGGCGACCGCCGCCCGCGGCGAATCGTCGGGTTGGCTCGGCTTCGATTGGGACTCGAAACTGCTGGCCAACGGCAAGTACGTGGTGGGCCAAGTGCTCCCCGGCACTCCCGCCGACAACGCCGATTCGCGCTTGATGACCGGCGATGAGATCCTCAGCATCAACGGAACGAGCCTCGCTACGACGCCCGCGGCCAAGCTGATGATTGGCACCGCGGGCACCAAGATGCGGCTGGAAGTGCGGCGCGGCGGCAAGAACATGATCGTGCTGATCAAGCCGACCTCGACCGCCCTGGCAACATCGGTCCGTTACAACGACTGGGTGAAATGGAATCGCGAGCAGGTGGAGCGCATCAGCGGCGGACAGCTCACGTATCACCACATTCAGGGCATGGATGAGCCGAGCTACCAAAAGTTCCTTTGGGAAATGCGGACGCTCACGACCGGCAAAAAGGGCGTGGTGTTGGACGTTCGCTACAACGGAGGCGGAAGCACGAGCCACAAAATTCTCGGCATTTTGGTGAAGCGGCCCTGGCTGTACCGCACCTTCCGCGCAGCTCCCGAGACCATGATCAGCGAGGACATTTATCGCGGCGACGCGTTGCAAATGCCGAGCGCCCTGATGACGAATCAGTACTCGTTCAGCAACGCGGAGATCATGTCGGAGGGCTTCCAGCGCCTCAAGGTCGGGCCGGTCATCGGCGAACGCACGGCCGGCGGCGTGATTGGCACGAGCGCGGTCGGCTTCTGGGACGGCGGCTCGATACGCATGCCAGCGATTGGCTGCTACACGCTCGACGGCGAAAACCTGGAGCGCAATGGCCGCAAGCCAAACTTCAGCGTGCCGTTCGATCTGAACCGCTGGCACGCGGGCCAAGACACGCAGCTCGAAATGGCGATCAAGCAGCTGCTTAAGGTGGTCGAAACCAAGAAGATGTAG
- a CDS encoding DUF1801 domain-containing protein, producing MAEMKTQRNDASVADFIANADPTRRADCEQMLAILQEEVGVAAMFGDSIVGCGEYKYKKGRREEVTWFVAGFSPRKGSFTIYLSGGYDEQKDLMAKLGKFKVSVACLYVNKLADIDLDVLRQMVRRNTEVMRRHVESK from the coding sequence ATGGCCGAAATGAAGACTCAACGCAACGACGCCAGCGTCGCCGACTTTATCGCCAACGCCGACCCCACGCGACGAGCCGACTGCGAGCAGATGCTTGCCATCTTGCAAGAGGAGGTGGGCGTGGCCGCCATGTTTGGCGATAGCATCGTGGGGTGCGGCGAATACAAATACAAGAAGGGCCGCCGCGAAGAAGTCACATGGTTTGTGGCCGGGTTTTCGCCACGCAAGGGCAGCTTCACCATCTACCTTTCCGGAGGCTATGACGAGCAGAAAGACCTCATGGCCAAGCTCGGGAAGTTCAAGGTCTCGGTGGCGTGTCTCTACGTGAACAAGCTGGCCGATATCGACCTCGACGTGCTCCGACAAATGGTGCGGCGCAACACCGAAGTGATGCGCCGCCACGTCGAATCCAAGTAG
- a CDS encoding type II toxin-antitoxin system RelE/ParE family toxin, whose translation MGYSVVITERAKHDIDEAIRHIATDSLPAATRWNDKFIATTEILADTPFQFSLISEVHKLKREYRSANLHSHRVIFRVLEENQTVLILRVYHGSRRPLTSIDLEPEY comes from the coding sequence ATGGGATATAGCGTTGTCATCACAGAGCGTGCGAAACACGATATTGACGAGGCGATCCGGCATATTGCCACTGATTCACTACCCGCGGCCACTCGGTGGAACGACAAGTTCATCGCGACCACCGAAATCTTGGCGGACACTCCATTTCAGTTCTCCCTGATCTCGGAGGTGCACAAGCTCAAACGAGAGTATCGATCGGCGAATCTGCACTCGCATCGAGTTATTTTTCGCGTGCTTGAGGAGAATCAAACTGTTCTGATCTTGCGCGTCTATCACGGGTCGCGAAGGCCTCTTACGTCAATCGATTTGGAGCCTGAATATTAG
- a CDS encoding GNAT family N-acetyltransferase, whose amino-acid sequence MEIRRVLEREEPEFLRVLCTVFDLDHSRARGIFFKEPLHDARQNWAVFQDGIISSILTLTPLHFGWGLSYGISGVATLPDARRTGLAGELLSRAMESARAEGALGFMLFAHQLELYANHGFRPVDRVWRAPLVAGETLDPIVPVSNEEVVALYSAWADEHPARLRREEARWEFWRWSLRTTEAFGGGYICNESGMFREAILREPCSFLPVPAESTWYGLASLTDNLRIPVLDPVPEMYVMALDLPDQPQMFMTDQF is encoded by the coding sequence ATGGAGATTCGGCGTGTTTTGGAGCGCGAGGAGCCGGAGTTTCTGCGCGTGCTTTGCACCGTGTTCGACCTCGACCATTCGCGGGCGCGAGGCATATTCTTTAAGGAGCCCCTCCACGATGCGCGGCAGAATTGGGCCGTGTTTCAGGACGGCATCATCTCTTCGATTTTGACCCTGACCCCGCTTCATTTTGGGTGGGGGCTGAGCTACGGCATCTCGGGCGTGGCGACCTTGCCCGATGCCCGACGCACCGGGCTGGCGGGTGAACTGCTCTCGCGGGCCATGGAAAGCGCGCGCGCCGAAGGCGCCCTCGGGTTCATGCTATTTGCGCATCAGTTGGAGCTGTACGCCAACCATGGGTTTCGGCCTGTGGATCGCGTGTGGCGCGCGCCCTTGGTAGCCGGCGAGACTCTCGACCCGATTGTGCCGGTGAGCAACGAAGAAGTCGTAGCGCTGTATTCGGCGTGGGCGGATGAGCACCCGGCTCGGCTTCGGCGCGAAGAAGCGCGCTGGGAGTTTTGGCGCTGGTCTCTGCGCACCACGGAAGCCTTTGGTGGCGGCTACATTTGCAACGAGTCGGGGATGTTTCGGGAAGCGATTTTGCGGGAGCCGTGCTCGTTTTTGCCCGTCCCGGCGGAGTCGACGTGGTACGGGTTGGCGAGCCTCACGGACAACCTTCGCATTCCGGTCCTCGACCCGGTTCCGGAGATGTACGTCATGGCACTGGACCTCCCGGATCAGCCGCAGATGTTCATGACGGATCAGTTTTGA
- a CDS encoding TIGR00159 family protein: protein MNEISQRLTSLWPLTGESLLQVVDILLVALILYKLISMVRSSRAWRLLIGIIVFVAALIISDMLQLRTLHWILDKATLLAPVALVILFLPELRKTLEGFGKLGEFTERGQTPKDGVMSYATLEEIVAAVAELSSTKTGALIVLERGGDLDDICQTGVPLRAQVTASLLGSIFFDQGPLHDGAAVIRRNEIAAAACRLPLSESPHIASHLHMRHRAGIGLSEQIDAFVIVVSEERGTIGLAQSGVMETFADSNSLRDRLKKTLFPESPSPRRRKSEPAGRNSA from the coding sequence TTGAACGAGATTAGCCAACGACTAACCAGCCTATGGCCGCTCACCGGAGAGTCACTTCTCCAGGTGGTTGACATTCTGTTGGTCGCGCTTATCCTCTATAAGCTCATTTCGATGGTGCGTTCGTCGCGAGCATGGCGTTTGCTCATCGGCATCATCGTCTTTGTGGCGGCGCTGATTATCAGCGACATGCTGCAGCTGCGCACTTTGCACTGGATTTTGGATAAGGCGACGCTGCTCGCTCCAGTCGCTCTGGTGATTCTCTTTCTGCCCGAGCTACGAAAAACCTTGGAAGGCTTCGGCAAGCTGGGCGAATTCACCGAACGCGGCCAAACGCCCAAGGACGGCGTGATGAGCTACGCCACGCTAGAGGAGATTGTCGCGGCGGTGGCCGAGCTCAGCTCTACCAAGACCGGGGCGCTGATTGTGCTGGAGCGCGGCGGCGACCTCGACGACATTTGTCAAACCGGCGTGCCGCTCCGTGCGCAAGTGACGGCTTCGCTGTTGGGCTCGATTTTCTTTGACCAGGGCCCGCTGCATGATGGCGCGGCGGTGATTCGCCGTAACGAGATCGCGGCCGCGGCTTGCCGATTACCGCTCAGCGAAAGCCCGCACATCGCCTCGCACCTGCATATGCGTCACCGCGCGGGCATTGGCTTGAGCGAGCAGATTGACGCGTTTGTCATCGTCGTGAGCGAAGAGCGCGGCACGATCGGCCTGGCGCAGAGCGGCGTGATGGAGACGTTTGCCGACTCCAACAGCCTGCGCGATCGCCTGAAAAAGACGCTGTTCCCCGAGAGCCCCTCGCCGCGACGCCGGAAGTCGGAACCCGCCGGGAGGAACAGCGCGTGA